A window from Malassezia japonica chromosome 1, complete sequence encodes these proteins:
- the MSE1 gene encoding glutamate--tRNA ligase (BUSCO:EOG09260XH5; COG:J; EggNog:ENOG503NV5D) — MLPSLRRSVQAAVRPARVRFAPSPTGYLHVGGLRTALFNYLLARSTGGVFVLRIEDTDQTRLVPGAADALQRALDWTGLYCDEGPSQGGAYGPYVQSERLAIYRSYAERLVRTEKAYRDFRPPAARDVAARTSALLREAYLPPGEDEAQERMANGESHVVRLRMDPSRTFSYTDGVYGPMSFRPDAMGGVSDDPIIMKSDGWPTYHLASVVDDTEMAITHVLRGEEWLPSMPKHLALYEAIEAPPPTFVHLPLLINADGSKLSKRSGDVRVEDYEKRGFEPEALVNLVALTGYNHQGESEESDVMGLAQLVRQFDLGRISHSRATLPTDKLPFLNRRHLAAKMQEPARHDENLARLRPLFAEIGAGEASADALLQAALLGCQRVDTIDELPQSVAYLFREPQWADEGCRAFRASVPTASFDAVLHGAQALFSGISVWDKTTLHAALQRWMKEQVAAKLGGGRAAVQKSLRIALSGQKAGPPVADIAHLLGKERTLARLVAAAAWDAAHR; from the exons ATGCTGCCTTCGTTGCGGCGGAGCGTgcaggcggccgtgcggccggcgcgcgtgcggtttgcgccgtcgccgacgggGTACTTGCACGTTGGTGGTCTGCGCACGGCACTGTTTAATTACCTGCTTGCGCGGAGCACGGGGGGCGTGTTTGTCTTGCGCATCGAAGACACCGACcagacgcgcctcgtgcctggcgccgccgacgcgctgcagcgcgcgctcgactgGACGGGCCTGTACTGCGATGAAGGGCCGAGTCagggcggcgcgtacggGCCGTACGTGCAGtcggagcgcctcgccatcTACCGCAGctacgccgagcgcctggtgCGCACGGAAAAAGCCTACCGCGACTTTCGGCCGccagccgcgcgcgacgttgcggcgcgcacgtcggcgctgctgcgtgaggCGTACCTGCCTCCaggcgaggacgaggcgcaggagcgtaTGGCCAACGGCGAGTCGCACGTCGTCCGCCTCAGAATGGACCCTTCGCGCACCTTTTCGTATACAGACGGCGTCTATGGCCCTATGTCCTTCCGCCCCGATGCAATGGGCGGCGTGAGCGACGATCCGATCATTATGAAGAGCGACGGGTGGCCCACGTACCACCTCGCGAGCGTTGTCGACGATACCGAGATGGCCATCACGCACGTCCTCCGCGGCGAGGAGTGGCTGCCGTCCATGCccaagcacctcgcgctgtacgaggcgatcgaggcgccgccgccgacgttTGTGCACCTGCCGCTGCTCATCAATGCGGACGGCAGCAAGCTCTCGAAGCGttcgggcgacgtgcgtgtcgaggaCTACGAAAAGCGCGGCTTTGAGCCAGAAGCGCTTGTGaacctcgtcgcgctcacCGGGTACAACCACCAAGGCGAGTCAGAGGAGTCGGACGTGAtgggcctcgcgcagctcgtgcgccagtTTGACCTTGGGCGCATCTcgcactcgcgcgcgacgctgccgacgGACAAGCTGCCGTTTCTGAACCGTCGGCACCTCGCCGCCAAGATGCAGGagcctgcgcggcacgacgagaacctcgcgcgcctgcgcccccTCTTTGCCGAGATCGGCGCAGGAGAGGCGAGTGCCGATGCACTGCTGCAGGCTGCGCTGCTGGGCTGCCAGCGCGTGGACacgatcgacgagctccCCCAGAGCGTCGCTTACCTCTTTCGCGAGCCGCAGTGGGCCGACGAAGGCTGCCGGGCGTTCCGTGCGTCGGTGCCGACTGCATCGTTTG ACGCCGTGCTGCATGGCGCCCAGGCGCTTTTTTCGGGTATCAGTGTATGGGACAAAACCACGCTgcatgccgcgctgcagcgctggATGAAGGAGCAGGTCGCGGCCAAGCTTGgtggcggccgtgccgccgtcCAGAAAAGCCTGCGCATTGCGCTCAGTGGCCAAAAG GCCGGCCCGCCCGTCGCGGATAtcgcgcacctgctcggcaaagaGCGTACGCTTGCGCGTCTCGTGGCTGCTGCCGCATgggacgcagcgcaccgctgA
- a CDS encoding uncharacterized protein (EggNog:ENOG503P3G4; COG:K), whose product MASTTGAQAAGDERAKERVEERIRLREQGSYVVWPPSPPRSLSDSEDEKHEHRAQDEDRARHHRHKHHRHHRHHRHRHRSRSQSKEASPRRRTHSPDTAHDEEIGPQPLAMPDDAPLYGDRLLPGEGAAMAAYVRDGKRIPRRGEVGYEGDKIASLEKAGYVMSGARHDTMDAVRQRKESQVYSAEDKRSHLRQQAEERAKKEAEVIAQFREMVDTLQSSQRS is encoded by the coding sequence ATGGCGAGCACGACCGGCGCCcaggcggcgggcgacgaACGCGCGAaggagcgtgtcgaggagAGGATACGCCTGCGAGAGCAAGGGAGTTATGTAGTGTGGCCCccgtcgccgccccgcTCGCTGTCGGACAGCGAGGACGAGAAACACGAGCACCGTgcgcaggacgaggaccgtgctcggcaccaCCGTCACAAACACCACCGCCACCACCGGCAccaccggcaccggcaccgcTCACGGTCGCAGAGCAAGGAGGCGTCgccacgccggcgcacgcactcGCCAGACACAGCGCACGACGAAGAGATCGGCCCGCAGCCGCTGGCCATgccggacgacgcgccttTGTACGGCGATCGTCTCTTGCCCGGCGAAGGCGCCGCGATGGCCGCGTACGTCCGCGACGGAAAGCGCAttccgcggcgcggcgaggttGGATACGAGGGCGACAAGATTGCCTCGCTCGAAAAAGCGGGCTACGTCATGAGTGGAGCACGACACGACACGATGgacgccgtgcgccagcgcaaaGAGAGCCAGGTATACTCTGCAGAAGACAAGCGCAGTCATCTACGGCAGCAGGCGGAAGAGCGCGCAAAgaaagaggccgaggtcATTGCACAGTTCCGCGAGATGGTCGATACGCTGCAGAGCAGCCAGAGGTCCTAA
- the TIF5 gene encoding eukaryotic translation initiation factor 5 (BUSCO:EOG09262M7B; COG:J; EggNog:ENOG503NUY5), producing the protein MTIVNIRRDVDDKFYRYRMPLLEIKIEGRGNGIKTVVPNMSDIARALSRPPSYPTKYFGCELGAQTVIDEKGDRYIVNGAHDANRLRELLDGFIDKFVLCGECKNPETDLKIRDGDILRDCKACGKRTYVDMRHKLTTFISKNPPPKRAKGTKGAGAASGQTVGAGDEGEDGGSDDELTRRIAAEAQNIPTAEQRAADKNVDEDWSVDTSEAAVAARVKALEGSMSNVLSIDDEEEDDESSPYSQLGTWILETREAGNALGAAEVYRKAQELGIEKKHKTLQVLFQALFDDKAPQQVDQYAPMLVKMVTSEKHQKAMLGGIERLAGLQHPSLVPNGVPKLLMGLYQIDVLDEEIARQWGTHVSKKYVDKETSKRVRKAAAPFLEWLDQADSDDEDDGEDDDEDDGEDDGDEDGDEDEDAAGDAAGDAYQKGDSDLDDL; encoded by the exons ATGACGATTGTGAACATCCGCCGTGACGTAGACGACAAGTTCTACCGCTACCGCATGCCTCTGCTGGAGATCAAGATCGAGGGAAGGGGTAATGGTATCAAGACGGTGGTGCCCAACATGTCCGACATCGCCCGCGCTTTGAGCCGCCCCCCGTCGT ACCCCACCAAGTACTTTGGctgcgagctcggcgcgcagaCCGTGATTGATGAAAAGGGCGACCGTTACATTGTGAATGGTGCTCACGATGCGaaccgcctgcgcgagctcctcgatgGCTTCATCGACAAGTTTGTCCTGTGCGGCGAATGCAAGAACCCCGAGACGGATCTCAAGatccgcgacggcgacatTCTGCGCGACTGCAAGGCGTGCGGTAAGCGCACCTATGTCGACATGCGCCACAAGCTGACGACCTTTATCAGCAAGAACCCTccgccgaagcgcgccaaggGCACCAagggcgccggcgccgcctcgggccAGACGGTCGGTGCCGGagacgagggcgaggacggcgggagcgacgacgagctcacgcgccgcattgccgccgaggcgcagaaCATCCCGactgccgagcagcgcgccgccgacaaaaacgtcgacgaggactgGTCGGTGGACACCTCGGAggcggccgtcgctgcgcgtgtcaaggcgctcgagggcTCGATGAGCAATGTCCTGTCGATCGAtgacgaggaggaagacGATGAGTCTTCGCCCTACTCGCAGCTCGGTACGTGGAtcctcgagacgcgcgaggcgggcaatgcgctcggcgccgccgaggtctaccgcaaggcgcaggagctcggcatCGAGAAGAAGCACAAGACGCTCCAGGTACTCTTCCaggcgctctttgacgacaaggcgccgcagcaggtcgaccAGTACGCGCCGATGCTCGTCAAGATGGTCACCTCGGAGAAGCACCAAAAGGCCATGCTCGGCGGtatcgagcgccttgcgggTCTTCAGCATCCCTCGCTTGTTCCGAACGGTGTCCCGAAGCTGCTCATGGGTCTGTACCAGATCGATGTGCTTGACGAGGAAATCGCGCGCCAGTGGGGCACGCACGTCTCGAAGAAGTACGTCGACAAAGAGACCTcgaagcgcgtgcgcaaggccgcTGCTCCTTTCCTCGAGTGGCTTGACCAGGCCGACAGCGACGATGaggacgacggcgaggacgacgacgaggacgacggcgaggatgacggcgacgaggatggcgacgaggacgaggacgcggccggcgacgcggccggcgacgcctACCAAAAAGGCGACAgcgacctcgacgactTGTAG
- the trs31 gene encoding Trafficking protein particle complex subunit 31 (EggNog:ENOG503P13Z; COG:U) encodes MAGAWPQGTAPWASSYTLGAPRQAHSTGTYALPASVEDVRPATIPDILERPRDKTRASEVSTSALQFLFAEMVAYAQLHVSGIAEFERLLSTMGMRVGQRALILLAHRRETSTNPKKPRRETRLLPTLLWVHSTLWKAVFGMQADNLERSTEEGRSDEYMISTNDPLFSRGISIPKEMTQLSVEAFAAGIVEGALEGLGFPARVTAHGVPTPQHPHRTTILIKLEKSVMEREATMGGP; translated from the exons ATGGCCGGGGCTTGGCCGCAGGGAACGGCGCCGTGGGCGTCGTCGTAtacgctcggcgcgccgcgccaggCACATAGCACGGGCACCTATGCACTCCCTGCGTCTGTCGAGGACGTGCGGCCTGCCACAATTCCCGATATCCtcgagcggccgcgcgacAAGACACGCGCCAGCGAAGTGAGCACCAGCGCGCTCCAGTTCCTCTTTGCCGAGATGGTCGCCTACGCACAGCTGCACGTCTCGGGAATCGCCGAGTTTGAGCGGCTGCTGAGCACGATGGGCATGCGGGTGggccagcgcgcgctgatcctcctcgcgcaccgccgcgagaCGAGCACGAACCCCAAAaagccgcggcgcgagacgcgcctcTTGCCCACGCTACTCTGGGTGCACTCGACGCTGTGGAAGGCGGTTTTTGGCATGCAGGCTGATAACCTTGAGCGCAGCACGGAAGAggggcgcagcgacgaaT ACATGATCTCGACCAACGACCCCCTCTTTTCGCGCGGCATCTCGATTCCCAAAGAGATGACGCAGCTGAGTGTCGAGGCGTTTGCGGCCGGCATTGTCGAGGGCGCCCTCGAAGGGCTTGGATTC CCCGCACGCGtcacggcgcacggcgtgccgacgccccAGCATCCACACCGTACAACGATCCTCATCAAGCTCGAAAAGAGCGTgatggagcgcgaggcgacgaTGGGTGGACCGTAG
- the IRE1 gene encoding non-specific serine/threonine protein kinase (EggNog:ENOG503NUNM; TransMembrane:1 (n11-22c27/28o475-494i); COG:T; SECRETED:SignalP(1-25); BUSCO:EOG09260P2K), producing MRVRLRWAWRAVALAASVVALGARAHSAHDLAHQDLRIPYTRLPADPSHLLDLELSNVVLATSVDGGLSGIDRTTGAALWNLQANTSDLLHPLVASSYGARQRSLEDLAAEALAGDDPAALHALQGSGIYIVEPSSGGDLYVLRMRSEHGEMRPQLEKMPFSLPELVAMSPFSLSSDDTRIFVAEKHTRLVELNVFTGTIGTVFDAKDAHAYDRPGPLAFAHARQGERSAEFDAIESPWVYIGRTDYTLAVHVRNVPDALQTLHYSVYAPNSADKDMAELWAQHAGQLDKRGMLAAPEDNSLVCFDLRDVKKPGRHAVPPMPPVLWKRTLNATVVDIFDVIFVPPTAALDTPLLQPVIVPHPPGILAQIVEQQRPDVAALAPSAYVGVSPDGSLYALGRTRYPLVELTTPAAVTKGTLRGADTKLQPWVGGYEVPNLPDPNRVPLLDPGFREYVPLLGAPPAEADKGWLDAPGLLLMRVLGAALLLFVIVRGIIEIRKDRTPLILNTDTLRFDEEEKAKAKKEREERAKEKERDEKELAAKQAQDGAEAGDTTAKEPVPPQPGAEAAGETSAKADEPSPEAESDDEAQPAPSDDDPKRRRRRRGKRAGAAVLARQSPGPRRPDSSSQEPHPGPLTTPGGAEIPPSSLQISDDVLGYGSSGTVVFRGTFQGRAVAVKRLLRDFVQMASKEVSLLQSADNHPNVIRYFCQELTPNFLYIALEQCPASLADLVERPLEFSAHAPLLEPRNAFKQITAGLQHLHSLSIVHRDIKPQNILVTLTGQNKLRMLLSDFGLSKRMDGVAQSSFSQSVNQPGGTVGWRAPEVLQGHRAALAAESDESARLTRAVDIFSLGCVAFYMLTGGAHPFGTQYEREMHILQQHFDLSALEATCDDTIEAQALIQNMIARDAAQRPSAERVAQHPFFWNAQRRLSFLQDVSDRFETLEREPPAAALLLLEKDAAAVIGADWRKRFDRAFLDDVGRFRKYDAASVQDLLRVIRNKKHHFQDMQPQLKKQLSPMPEGFLQFFARRFPQLFLHVYQVMDQLPMLRSEPMFHSYYQHDEP from the coding sequence atgcgcgtgcGGCTGCGGTGGGCATGGCGCGCTgtcgcgctggccgcgagcgtggtagcgctcggcgcgcgcgcgcataGCGCGCATGACCTCGCACACCAGGACCTACGTATTCCATACACTCGCTTACCGGCGGACCCGTCACACCTCTTGGATCTCGAGCTGTCAAATGTCGTGCTCGCTACGTCTGTCGACGGCGGGCTCAGCGGCATCGACCGCAcgacgggcgccgcgctgtgGAACCTGCAGGCAAATACGAGTGACCTGCTGCACCCGCTCGTTGCGTCGTcgtacggcgcgcggcagcggtCCCTCGAAGACCTCGCGGCCGAAGCGCtggccggcgacgaccccgcggcgctgcacgcgctgcagggCAGCGGCATTTATATCGTTGAGCCCTCGTCGGGTGGCGATTTGTATGTCTTGCGCATGCGCTCTGAGCACGGCGAAATGCGGCCGCAGCTCGAAAAAATGCCGTTTTCTCTCCCtgagctcgtcgccatGAGCCCATTCTCGCTGAGCAGCGACGACACGCGCATATTTGTCGCAGAAAAGCACACACGCCTTGTCGAGCTCAACGTATTTACCGGCACGATCGGAACCGTGTTTGACGCAAAGGACGCACACGCCTACGACCGCCCGGGGCCGCTCGCGTTTGCACACGCGCGCCagggcgagcgcagcgccgagttTGACGCGATCGAGTCGCCGTGGGTGTACATCGGGCGAACGGACTAcacgctcgcggtgcacgtACGCAATGTGCCGGATGCGCTCCAGACCTTGCACTACTCGGTCTACGCTCCCAACTCTGCCGACAAAGACATGGCCGAGCTCTGGGCACAACACGCGGGACAGCTCGACAAGCGGGGCAtgctcgctgcgcccgagGACAACTCGCTGGTGTGTTTTGACCTGCGTGACGTGAAAAAGCCGGGCCGTCACGCTGTGCCTCCCATGCCCCCAGTCCTATGGAAGCGCACGCTGAATGCGACGGTCGTCGACATCTTTGACGTGATCTTTGTGCCGCCGAcagcggcgctcgacacgccgctcCTGCAGCCCGTGATTGTGCCGCATCCGCCGGGGATCCTCGCACAGATCGTCGAACAGCAGCGGCCGGACGTTGCGGCACTCGCCCCGTCGGCGTACGTCGGCGTGTCGCCGGACGGCAGCCTGTATGCCCTGGGGCGCACACGCTATCCTCTGGTCGAGCTCACCACGCCCGCGGCCGTCACCAAAGGCACGCTACGTGGTGCCGATACCAAGCTCCAGCCGTGGGTCGGCGGCTACGAGGTGCCGAACCTCCCTGACCCGAACCGCGTACCGCTGCTGGACCCTGGTTTCCGAGAGTacgtgccgctgctcggcgcgccgcctgccgaggccgacaaGGGCTggctcgatgcgccgggGCTGCTGCTGatgcgcgtgctcggcgcggcgctgcttctCTTTGTCATTGTGCGGGGCATCATCGAGATCCGCAAGGACCGCACGCCTTTGATCCTCAACACGGACACACTGCGCTTTGACGAGGAGGAAAAAGCCAAGGCAAagaaggagcgcgaggaaaGGGCCAAGGAAAAAGAGCGCGACGAAAAAGAGCTCGCTGCGAAGCAGGCACAGGACGGCGCAGAGGCAGGCGACACAACGGCGAAAGAGCCCGTGCCTCCCCagcccggcgccgaggcggcgggcgaGACGAGtgccaaggccgacgagccgtcgcccgaggccgagtcggacgacgaggcgcagcctgcgccgtcggacgacgaccccaagcgccgccggcgccgccgcggcaagcgcgccggtgcggcggTGCTTGCGCGGCAGTCGCCCGGCCCCCGCCGCCCCGACTCGAGCAGCCAGGAGCCGCACCCCGGTCCGCTCACGACGCCGGGTGGCGCCGAGATTCCTCCTTCGTCGCTCCAGATCTCGGACGATGTCCTTGGCTACGGCTCGAGCGGTACGGTAGTCTTCCGCGGCACGTTCCAGGGCCGCGCCGTGGCTGTCAAGCGTCTCCTGCGCGATTTTGTGCAGATGGCGTCGAAAGAAGTGTCGCTCCTGCAGTCGGCGGACAACCACCCCAACGTGATCCGCTACTTTTGCCAGGAGCTGACACCCAACTTTCTGTACATTGCTCTCGAGCAGTGCCCTGCGAGCCTTgcggacctcgtcgagcgccccCTCGAGTTTtccgcgcacgcgccgctgctggaGCCGCGCAATGCGTTTAAGCAGATCACAGCTGGCCTGCAGCATCTGCATTCTCTTTCGATTGTGCACCGCGACATTAAACCGCAAAATATCCTCGTGACGCTCACCGGGCAGAACAAGCTCCGGATGCTCCTGTCCGACTTTGGTCTTTCGAAGCGCATGGACGGCGTGGCGCAGAGCAGCTTTTCGCAGTCGGTCAACCAGCCCGGCGGCACGGTGGGTtggcgcgcgcccgaggTCCTCCAAggccaccgcgccgcgcttgcggccgagtcggacgagAGCGCGCGACtgacgcgcgccgtcgacaTCTTTTCGCTGGGCTGTGTCGCATTCTACATGCTCACGGGTGGCGCACATCCGTTCGGGACGCAgtacgagcgcgagatgcATATCTTGCAGCAGCACTTTGACCTTTCCGCGCTGGAGGCGACGTGCGACGACACGATCGAGGCCCAAGCGCTCATCCAAAACATGATtgcgcgcgatgccgcgcagcggccgtccgccgagcgtgtcgcgcagcacccCTTCTTTTGGAATgcacagcgccgcctgaGCTTTTTGCAAGATGTGAGCGACCGcttcgagacgctcgagcgcgagccgcctgccgccgcgctcctcctcctcgagaaggacgcggcggcagtGATCGGTGCCGACTGGCGCAAGCGTTTCGACCGTGCGTTCCTGgacgacgtcggccgctTCCGCAAgtacgacgcggcgagcgtccAGGACCTACTGCGTGTCATACGCAACAAGAAACACCACTTCCAAGATATGCAGCCTCAGCTGAAGAAGCAGCTGAGCCCTATGCCGGAAGGTTTTTTGCAGTTCTTTGCGCGCCGTTTCCCCCAGCTATTCTTGCATGTATACCAGGTGATGGACCAGCTCCCGATGCTCCGCAGCGAGCCCATGTTCCACAGCTACTATCAGCACGATGAGCCATAG
- the GET3 gene encoding arsenite-transporting ATPase (EggNog:ENOG503NX42; BUSCO:EOG092631UM; COG:P), with protein MAAVIEDAQPATLQSIVDQKTLKWVFCGGKGGVGKTTTSCALAIQLAKVRESVLLISTDPAHNLSDAFGQKFGREAAKVNGFDNLSAMEIDPTSSMQEMIEQSEQQGGAMAPFMQDLAFAIPGVDEAMGFAEIMKLVKSMEYSVVVFDTAPTGHTLRFLSFPSVLEKALAKFSSFGKSLGPMFSQLSGMMGGGAGSQEDMFAKLESMRQVITEVNTQFKDASKTTFVCVCIAEFLSLYETERLIQELTQYDIDTHAIVCNQLLYPPPGSSCEHCRVRKAMQEKYVHEMMDLYAEDFNVVKVPLLTEEVRGPAKLEALSQYLMTPYEPPK; from the exons ATGGCGGCGGTCATTGAGGATGCGCAgcccgcgacgctgcaGAGCATTGTGGACCAGAAGACGCTAAAGTGGGTCTTTTGTGGTGGTAAGGGTGGTGTCGGCAAGACCacgacgtcgtgcgcgcTTGCGAtccagctcgccaaggtgcGCGAGAGCGTGCTGCTGATTTCCACCGACCCCGCGCACAACCTGTCCGATGCCTTTGGCCAGAAGTTtggccgcgaggcggccaagGTGAACGGCTTTGACAACCTGAGTGCGATGGAGATCGATCCGACGAGCAGCATGCAGGAGATGATCGAGCAGT CCGAGCAACAGGGCGGTGCGATGGCGCCCTTTATGCAGGATCTCGCCTTTGCGATCCCGGGTGTAGACGAGGCGATGGGATTTGCCGAGATCATGAAGCTCGTCAAGTCGATGGAGTACAGTGTGGTGGTGTTTGACACGGCGCCGACCGGCCACACGCTGCGCTTCCTGTCCTTCCCGTCGGTGCTCGAGAAGGCGCTGGCCAAGTTTAGCTCGTTTGGCAAGAGCCTCGGCCCGATGTTCTCGCAGCTGTCTGGCATgatgggcggcggcgctggctcGCAGGAGGACATGTTTGCGAAGCTCGAGTCAATGCGGCAGGTCATCACCGAGGTCAACACGCAGTTCAAAGACGCGTCCAAGACGACCTTTGTGTGTGTGTGCATTGCCGAGTTCCTTTCGCTCTACGAGACGGAGCGCCTGATCCAGGAGCTGACGCAGTACGACATCGACACCCACGCGATTGTCTGCAACCAGCTGCTCTACCCTCCCCCGGGTTCGAGCTGCGAACATTGCCGTGTGCGCAAGGCGATGCAGGAGAAGTACGTCCACGAGATGATGGATCTGTACGCGGAGGACTTTAATGTCGTCAAGGTGCCCCTCCTTACCGAGGAGGTGCGTGGCCCGgccaagctcgaggcgctctcgCAGTATCTCATGACGCCGTACGAGCCGCCTAAGTAG
- the naa20 gene encoding N-terminal methionine N(alpha)-acetyltransferase NatB (COG:S; BUSCO:EOG09264ABT; EggNog:ENOG503P2GK): MTTVRPFAAADLFAFNNVNMDNWTETYSNGFYLNYLAQWPDMALSAVAAHSDRMMGYVLGKTEGRVPAKGRASAEEMTLHGHVTAVTVAPEYRRLGVAQMLMDFFEVVSEHVYHAYFVDLFVRPSNEKAVGMYEKRGYSVYRKVHAYYRGSAPGAMEDGFDMRKPLPRDAKGQTVRKNGTYVC; encoded by the exons ATGACGACCGTGCGGCCGTTTGCGGCGGCTGACCTCTTTGCGTTCAACAATGTGAATATGGACAACTGGACGGAGACGTATAGCAATGGATTCTACCTAAACTACCTGGCACAATGGCCGGACATGGCGCTCTCTGCGGTGGCCGCGCACTCGGACCGGATGATGGGCTacgtgctcggcaagaCCGAAGGGCGTGTCCCTGCGAAAGGGCGTGCGTCTGCGGAGGAGATGACGCTCCACGGGCACGTCACGGCGGTCACCGTCGCGCCCGAGTACCGCCGCCTGGGCGTCGCACAGATGCTGATGGACTTTTTCGAGGTGGTCTCGGAGCACGTATACCACGCGTACTTTGTCGATTTGTTCGTGCGTCCCTCGAACGAAAAGGCGGTGGGCATGTACGAGAAGCGGGGCTACTCTGTCTACCGCAAAGTCCATGCATACTACCGCGGGAGCGCGCCCGGGGCGATGGAAGACGGATTCG ACATGCGCAAGCCGCTTCCCCGCGACGCCAAGGGGCAGACGGTGCGCAAGAATGG TACGTACGTGTGCTAA
- a CDS encoding uncharacterized protein (COG:S; EggNog:ENOG503NU5N), whose protein sequence is MAAAHRRLANVAAVHVRNLEVDEEVDAASIHGARRASTSFSAYTPSVRSAHMMQEHDSVVSCFVSLRRPGGVPFYVTPPSAAGRHASWGEYTSPPIRPADDFAAWAWPADEPTLLVGLYARNHGSRPEPWQCLWETEVDLHTLPSRGGQLGAIGDARDNVVYLGLHSTDDDGQLEYVAVDGLATHEPDVEEAGRRAMLLSMVETQMKRSYTLPQACSLVHIQGDLASLQQTQHALAARCGGALSDDTALCRKRRQLETRHAAKDLRRTLQRRKDELSEAHTTLVQTRLALQQRREHLAHGSTLLRETQARRTAAASSAAEQRDRLADLQRMIQQHRTRLMRELEFIYPIQLEDARALLYSIAGLALPNGVATTHPKSGALVHKTHLEDTASALALVAQIVLLASTYLHTSLHYSLRAIGSRAVVQDGISVMSGPRTFALYGKGTEPYRYEYGVFLLNKDIEQLMMAHGVPVLDLRNTLPNVKNLLVTLAAAP, encoded by the exons ATGGCAGCCGCTcaccgccgcctggcgaacgtcgcggcggtgcatGTGCGCAACCTGGAGGTGGACGAGGAGGTGGATGCAGCATCGATCCAcggggcgcggcgtgcctcgACGTCTTTCTCGGCGTACACAccgtcggtgcgcagcgcgcatATGATGCAGGAGCACGACAGCGTCGTCTCGTGCTTTGTCTCGCTCCGGCGAccgggcggcgtgccgttcTATGTCACGCcgccctcggccgccgggcgccaCGCCTCCTGGGGCGAATATACCAGCCCGCCTATCCGGCCGGCAGACGACTTTGCGGCGTGGGCGTGGCCCGCGGACGAGCCGACGCTGCTCGTGGGCCTCTACGCACGCAACCACGGCTCGCGGCCCGAGCCGTGGCAGTGTCTGTGGGAGACCGAGGTCGACCTGCACACGCTCCCGTCGCGCGGGgggcagctcggcgcgatcggcgacgcgcgcgacaaCGTCGTGTACCTCGGCCTGCACTcgaccgacgacgacggccaGCTCGAATACGTCGCCGTGGACGGGCTCGCGACACACGAGCCAGACGTCGAAGAggcaggccgccgcgccatGCTCCTGTCGATGGTCGAGACGCAGATGAAGCGCAGCTATACCCTGCCGCAGGCGTGCTCTTTGGTGCACATCCAAGGCGACCTCGCTTCTCTTCAGCAaacgcagcacgcgcttgctgcgcggtgcggcggcgcgctaTCGGacgacacggcgctctgccgcaagcggcggcagctcgagactcggcacgccgccaaggacctgcgccgcacgctgcagcgccgcaaggacGAGCTGAGCGAAGCGCACACCACGCTCGTCCAGacgcggctcgcgctccagcagcggcgcgaaCACCTTGCACACGGgagcacgctgctgcgcgagacgcaggcgcggcgcacagccgccgcatcgtcggccgccgagcaacG ggaccgcctcgcggatcTGCAGCGTATGATCCAGCAAcaccgcacgcgcctcatgcgcgagctcgagttTATCTATCCTAtccagctcgaggatgcgcgcgcgctgctctaTTCCATTgcgggcctcgcgctgccgaACGGCGTGGCGACGACGCACCCCAAAtccggcgcgctcgtgcacaagacgcacctcgaggacacggcgtcggcgctcgcgcttgtTGCGCAGATCGTTCTCCTCGCGAGTACCTACCTGCACACCAGCCTGCACTATTCTCTGCGCGCGATCGGCAGCCGCGCCGTGGTGCAGGATGGGATCAGTGTCATGTCGGGCCCCCGCACCTTTGCGCTGTACGGAAAAGGCACCGAGCCGTACCGCTACGAGTACGGTGTCTTTTTACTCAACAAGGACATTGAGCAGCTGATGAtggcgcacggcgtgccggtgctGGACCTGCGCAACACGCTGCCGAACGTGAAGAATTTGCTGgtgacgctcgccgccgccccatGA